GTAGAACAGGCATTTAAATCATGAACTACTACAGAGTATTGATAGTTTCCAACAGCTAACAAATTACCTTTTATCAACTTCGTTTGAGCAGTTGAATCATCATTCCATAAATAACTTGCAAATCCTTGTCCTGCATCAAGAAGTATTGAATCCCAGTAAGTAAGTGATGTATCATTTCCCAAATCAATTATGGGTTGTTCATAAACTATCACATCTTTTTCAATAGTATCAATGCAAGCTTTATCGGAAACGGATATCAATACCACAGAATATTCCCCTGATGAGTTATAAGTGTGAGTATTATTTTCTTTTGTTGAGTTTGTGCCATCTCCTAAACTCCAATTATATGAAGAAGAATTTTTTGAATTATTTGTAAAAACAAATTCATTATTCAATAAACACTGAGTAGAATCATTGGTAATAAAATCAGCTACTGGCATTTCATAAACATAAATATTTTTTATTAATTCATTCTCACACCCATATTCAGAAATAGCCTTAAGTTTCACATTAAAGTTACCACCATTATTATAGCTATGAATAGGATTTTTAATATTTGAATAATTTGCATCTCCAAAAGCCCATTCAAAATTCAAGGAATCGGAAATGACTGTTGATTTATTTAAGAATTCAAATTTATTTCCCCTTAAACATTGAGCACTATCATTTACTTCAAAATCAGCAACAGGCATTGCTTTCACATCTACCTTTATGCTATTTGAATCAATACAATTATGTTTTGTAAAGCCATACAGTTTTATTTGATAATCTCCTGTGTTGTTAAATGAATGATTTGTTAGAAAATTTGAAGAAGAATCGCCATCACCAAAAAGCCATAAAAAAGAGATAGCTCCAACAGATTTATTCTGAAAAACAAAATTGTTACCACTTATACATTGAATACTTTTATTGAGTAATAAAAACTCCACCTTATTTGGTTGAGGATAAAGCGTAATATTTTTTGTTGATGAATCAGAACATCCATCGCTGTTTATTGCAAACATTTTTACGTTAAATGTTCCCGAATTTGTGTAAACATAAGTTGGGTTTGTTTGTGTTGAGAAATTACCATCTCCAAAAATCCAATTGTAAGTTGACGCTCCCAAACTTGAATTTGTAAAGCTAAAACTATTACCACCAAGACATTGAATATTATCGTTAACACTAAACCCTGCTGTTGGTTGAGGATAAACTGTAACAGTTTTTATTAATGAATCCGCACATCCAATGCTGTTTGTTACAAACACTTTCACATTAAACATCCCCGGATTTACATACGTATGATTTGGGCTTATTTGTGTTGAAGAATCTCCATCTCCAAAGCTCCAATTGTAATTTGACGCTACTGCACTTGAATTTATAAAAGAAAAACTATTGCCACTCAAACATTGAGTATTGTCATTGATGTTAAATAATGCTATTGGTTGAGGATAAACTTTAACAGTTTTTGTTGATGAATCTGAACATCCGTTACTAGTTGTTGAAATTAATTTTACTGTAAATGTTCCCTGATTTATGTAAACATAATTTGGATTTGTTTGTGCTGAAAAATTACCATCGCCAAAATTCCAACTATAAGTTGAAGCTCCAGAACTTGAATTTGTAAAAGCAAAGCTATTGTCTCTCAGACATTGTGTACTATCGTTGACACTAAATCCTGCTGTTGGTTGAGGATAAACTGCAAGAGTTTTTGTTGATGAATCTGAACATCCGTTACTAGTTGTTGAAATTAATTTTACTGTAAATGCCCCGGTATTTATGTAAGCATGACTTGGGTTTGTTTGTGTTGAAGAATTTCCATCTCCGAAATTCCAATTGTAAATTGAGGCTCCTGTGCTTGAATTTGTAAATGCAAAAGAATTTCCACTTAGGCATTGTGTACTATCGTTAACAGAAAATGAAGCTGTTGGTTGTGGATAGACAATTATGTTTTGTGTAACAGAATCTGANNNNNNNNNNNNNNNNNNNNNNNNNNNNNNNNNNNNNNNNNNNNNNNNNNNNNNNNNNNNNNNNNNNNNNNNNNNNNNNNNNNNNNNNNNNNNNNNNNNNAAGCTGTTGGTTGTGGATAGACAATTATGTTTTGTGTAACAGAATCTGAACATCCATTGGCGGTTGTTGAAATTAATTTTACAGAATAGCTTCCTGAATTTGAGTAAACATGACTTGGACTTGTTTGTGTTGAAGAGTTTCCATCTCCAAAATTCCAATTGTAAGTTGAGGCTCCTGTGCTTGAATTTGTAAATGCAAAAGAATTTCCACTTAGGCATTGTGTACTATCGTTAACAGAAAATGAAGCTGTTGGTTGTGGATAGACAATTATGTTTTGTGTAACAGAATCTGAACATCCATTGGCGGTTGTTGAAATTAATTTTACAGAATAGCTTCCTGAATTTGAGTAAACATGACTTGGACTTGTTTGGGTTGAAGAATTTCCATCTCCGAAATTCCAATTGTAAGTTGAGGCTCCTGTGCTTGAATTTGTAAATGCAAAAGAATTTCCACTTAGGCATTGTGTACTATCGTTAACAGAAAATGAAGCTGTTGGTTGAGGATAAACTGCAAGAGTTTTTGTTGATGAATCTGAACATCCTTTACTATTTGTTGAAATTAATTTTACAGAATAGCTTCCTGAATTTGCGTAAACATGACTTGGACTTGTTTGGGTTGAAGAATTTCCATCTCCAAAATCCCAACTATAAGTTGAGGCTCCTGTGCTTGAATTTGTAAAAACAAAGTTATTTCCGCTTTTACATTGAGTACTGTCATTAATTGAAAAATCAGCTTGAATTATTGAAAGGACTGTTTGCCAATTTGCTTCAAATCCCGGTCTTGTAACATAAATATCAGAAATAAAATTGATGTACATTGAACCTGATGTTGCAACAACTGTTGAAGGAATTATTGTTCCCGATGCATTAAGTAGTAAAGTACCTGAAGAATTTTGACCATCATAAACCTTTAAATAATCATATCCTGTTTCCAGATTAAATGAGTTAAATGAAAGGGAAATACTATCAGCACAATTTGGATTAATTAACAAACCACAGTTTTGATTATTGTTGTAATTATTAACAGCTCCACCCGGGTCATACAATATCCCGCTGGCTAAAGTAGTAGCAATAACTGAACACATATTTATTTTATTTACAACTGTAACATATTGAGTTTTAAGTAGTGAATCACTTCCATAAGTATTTGATGCAACAAGTTTTACATTATAATCTCCTTCTGCATTAAAAACTACTTTTGGGTTTTGAGAATTGGCATTTGTTCCTCCCACAAAACTTATAGTTGTTGGACTAAAGCTCCATAAGTAAGAAGTTGCACTACAAAGT
This is a stretch of genomic DNA from Bacteroidota bacterium. It encodes these proteins:
- a CDS encoding PKD domain-containing protein, which gives rise to SDSVTQNIIVYPQPTASFSVNDSTQCLSGNSFAFTNSSTGASIYNWNFGDGNSSTQTNPSHAYINTGAFTVKLISTTSNGCSDSSTKTLAVYPQPTAGFSVNDSTQCLRDNSFAFTNSSSGASTYSWNFGDGNFSAQTNPNYVYINQGTFTVKLISTTSNGCSDSSTKTVKVYPQPIALFNINDNTQCLSGNSFSFINSSAVASNYNWSFGDGDSSTQISPNHTYVNPGMFNVKVFVTNSIGCADSLIKTVTVYPQPTAGFSVNDNIQCLGGNSFSFTNSSLGASTYNWIFGDGNFSTQTNPTYVYTNSGTFNVKMFAINSDGCSDSSTKNITLYPQPNKVEFLLLNKSIQCISGNNFVFQNKSVGAISFLWLFGDGDSSSNFLTNHSFNNTGDYQIKLYGFTKHNCIDSNSIKVDVKAMPVADFEVNDSAQCLRGNKFEFLNKSTVISDSLNFEWAFGDANYSNIKNPIHSYNNGGNFNVKLKAISEYGCENELIKNIYVYEMPVADFITNDSTQCLLNNEFVFTNNSKNSSSYNWSLGDGTNSTKENNTHTYNSSGEYSVVLISVSDKACIDTIEKDVIVYEQPIIDLGNDTSLTYWDSILLDAGQGFASYLWNDDSTAQTKLIKGNLLAVGNYQYSVVVHDLNACSTSDTIIISIIPSAINDEDFKTKIKLFPNPCGNLLNIKIEGITKQKLQIELIDFYGRSVYREELNTVKSITKSQIDMTDYSKGIYLIKFSSAEFQFIERVVKK